Proteins encoded within one genomic window of Arachis ipaensis cultivar K30076 chromosome B08, Araip1.1, whole genome shotgun sequence:
- the LOC107614006 gene encoding uncharacterized protein At1g10890 isoform X3, producing the protein MARSLSRSRSPSHRRRYSRSPVSHRHAHSHSRRDRTSSRRRSRSPSHRRRRRHRSRSTSSPSPPPPKSRSPSVVANHHKLKKDEEEKRSRRQHEEELKKLEEETARRIEEAIRKNVEEKLDSEEVRLEIERRIAEGVKKLFDDVEVQLEKEKQDALNEARRKEEQARKEREELDKMLEENRRRVEEAQRREALELQRKDEERQRELEMIQRQKEEAARRKKLEEEEEHANRMNSLGQYCFTMKGQQLALNNRKSKPSCAVRSLVI; encoded by the exons ATGGCTCGGAGCTTGTCTCGTTCGCGTTCACCTTCCCACAGAAGAAGATACTCTCGTTCCCCTGTTTCTCACCGTCATGCTCACTCTCACTCTCGAAGGGATCGAACATCCTCAAG GCGAAGAAGCcgatcccctagccacag GCGCCGCAGAAGGCACAGAAGCAGAAGCACTTCCTCgccctctcctcctcctcctaaaTCGCGCAGTCCCAGTGTCGTTGCGAACCATCACAAGCTCAAAAAAgacgaagaagaaaagagaag CAGGCGTCAACACGAGGAGGAATTGAAAAAATTGGAAGAAGAGACCGCAAGAAGAATCGAAGAAGCAATTCGAAAAAATGTTGAGGAGAAGCTTGATTCAGAGGAAGTTAGATTGGAAATAGAAAGGCGCATAGCAGAGGGTGTGAAGAAATTGTTTGATGATGTTGAAGTTCAACTTGAAAAGGAAAAGCAAGATGCTCTTAATGAGGCTCGAAGGAAAGAA GAACAAGCTAGAAAAGAGAGGGAAGAGCTGGATAAGATGCTTGAAGAGAATAGGAGGAGGGTGGAAGAGGCTCAGAGAAGAGAAGCCCTAGAGCTGCAACGAAAGGATGAGGAACGGCAGAGAGAATTAGAGATGATCCAGAGACAGAAAGAGGAGGCTGCTCGGAGAAAGAAgctggaggaggaagaagaacatGCCAATCGAATGAATTCGTTAG GCCAGTACTGCTTCACAATGAAAGGTCAACAATTGGCTTTGAATAATAGAAAATCAAAACCTAGTTGCGCTGTTAGAAGCCTTGTTATCTAA
- the LOC107614006 gene encoding uncharacterized protein At1g10890 isoform X5 produces MARSLSRSRSPSHRRRYSRSPVSHRHAHSHSRRDRTSSRRRSRSPSHRRRRRHRSRSTSSPSPPPPKSRSPSVVANHHKLKKDEEEKRRRQHEEELKKLEEETARRIEEAIRKNVEEKLDSEEVRLEIERRIAEGVKKLFDDVEVQLEKEKQDALNEARRKEEQARKEREELDKMLEENRRRVEEAQRREALELQRKDEERQRELEMIQRQKEEAARRKKLEEEEEHANRMNSLGQYCFTMKGQQLALNNRKSKPSCAVRSLVI; encoded by the exons ATGGCTCGGAGCTTGTCTCGTTCGCGTTCACCTTCCCACAGAAGAAGATACTCTCGTTCCCCTGTTTCTCACCGTCATGCTCACTCTCACTCTCGAAGGGATCGAACATCCTCAAG GCGAAGAAGCcgatcccctagccacag GCGCCGCAGAAGGCACAGAAGCAGAAGCACTTCCTCgccctctcctcctcctcctaaaTCGCGCAGTCCCAGTGTCGTTGCGAACCATCACAAGCTCAAAAAAgacgaagaagaaaagagaag GCGTCAACACGAGGAGGAATTGAAAAAATTGGAAGAAGAGACCGCAAGAAGAATCGAAGAAGCAATTCGAAAAAATGTTGAGGAGAAGCTTGATTCAGAGGAAGTTAGATTGGAAATAGAAAGGCGCATAGCAGAGGGTGTGAAGAAATTGTTTGATGATGTTGAAGTTCAACTTGAAAAGGAAAAGCAAGATGCTCTTAATGAGGCTCGAAGGAAAGAA GAACAAGCTAGAAAAGAGAGGGAAGAGCTGGATAAGATGCTTGAAGAGAATAGGAGGAGGGTGGAAGAGGCTCAGAGAAGAGAAGCCCTAGAGCTGCAACGAAAGGATGAGGAACGGCAGAGAGAATTAGAGATGATCCAGAGACAGAAAGAGGAGGCTGCTCGGAGAAAGAAgctggaggaggaagaagaacatGCCAATCGAATGAATTCGTTAG GCCAGTACTGCTTCACAATGAAAGGTCAACAATTGGCTTTGAATAATAGAAAATCAAAACCTAGTTGCGCTGTTAGAAGCCTTGTTATCTAA
- the LOC107614006 gene encoding uncharacterized protein At1g10890 isoform X2: protein MARSLSRSRSPSHRRRYSRSPVSHRHAHSHSRRDRTSSRRRSRSPSHRRRRSRTRSPSSPRRRRRHRSRSTSSPSPPPPKSRSPSVVANHHKLKKDEEEKRRRQHEEELKKLEEETARRIEEAIRKNVEEKLDSEEVRLEIERRIAEGVKKLFDDVEVQLEKEKQDALNEARRKEEQARKEREELDKMLEENRRRVEEAQRREALELQRKDEERQRELEMIQRQKEEAARRKKLEEEEEHANRMNSLGQYCFTMKGQQLALNNRKSKPSCAVRSLVI from the exons ATGGCTCGGAGCTTGTCTCGTTCGCGTTCACCTTCCCACAGAAGAAGATACTCTCGTTCCCCTGTTTCTCACCGTCATGCTCACTCTCACTCTCGAAGGGATCGAACATCCTCAAG GCGAAGAAGCcgatcccctagccacaggcgcCGCAGAAGCAGAACGCGGTCACCGTCTTCGCCGAGGCGCCGCAGAAGGCACAGAAGCAGAAGCACTTCCTCgccctctcctcctcctcctaaaTCGCGCAGTCCCAGTGTCGTTGCGAACCATCACAAGCTCAAAAAAgacgaagaagaaaagagaag GCGTCAACACGAGGAGGAATTGAAAAAATTGGAAGAAGAGACCGCAAGAAGAATCGAAGAAGCAATTCGAAAAAATGTTGAGGAGAAGCTTGATTCAGAGGAAGTTAGATTGGAAATAGAAAGGCGCATAGCAGAGGGTGTGAAGAAATTGTTTGATGATGTTGAAGTTCAACTTGAAAAGGAAAAGCAAGATGCTCTTAATGAGGCTCGAAGGAAAGAA GAACAAGCTAGAAAAGAGAGGGAAGAGCTGGATAAGATGCTTGAAGAGAATAGGAGGAGGGTGGAAGAGGCTCAGAGAAGAGAAGCCCTAGAGCTGCAACGAAAGGATGAGGAACGGCAGAGAGAATTAGAGATGATCCAGAGACAGAAAGAGGAGGCTGCTCGGAGAAAGAAgctggaggaggaagaagaacatGCCAATCGAATGAATTCGTTAG GCCAGTACTGCTTCACAATGAAAGGTCAACAATTGGCTTTGAATAATAGAAAATCAAAACCTAGTTGCGCTGTTAGAAGCCTTGTTATCTAA
- the LOC107614006 gene encoding uncharacterized protein At1g10890 isoform X1 — translation MARSLSRSRSPSHRRRYSRSPVSHRHAHSHSRRDRTSSRRRSRSPSHRRRRSRTRSPSSPRRRRRHRSRSTSSPSPPPPKSRSPSVVANHHKLKKDEEEKRSRRQHEEELKKLEEETARRIEEAIRKNVEEKLDSEEVRLEIERRIAEGVKKLFDDVEVQLEKEKQDALNEARRKEEQARKEREELDKMLEENRRRVEEAQRREALELQRKDEERQRELEMIQRQKEEAARRKKLEEEEEHANRMNSLGQYCFTMKGQQLALNNRKSKPSCAVRSLVI, via the exons ATGGCTCGGAGCTTGTCTCGTTCGCGTTCACCTTCCCACAGAAGAAGATACTCTCGTTCCCCTGTTTCTCACCGTCATGCTCACTCTCACTCTCGAAGGGATCGAACATCCTCAAG GCGAAGAAGCcgatcccctagccacaggcgcCGCAGAAGCAGAACGCGGTCACCGTCTTCGCCGAGGCGCCGCAGAAGGCACAGAAGCAGAAGCACTTCCTCgccctctcctcctcctcctaaaTCGCGCAGTCCCAGTGTCGTTGCGAACCATCACAAGCTCAAAAAAgacgaagaagaaaagagaag CAGGCGTCAACACGAGGAGGAATTGAAAAAATTGGAAGAAGAGACCGCAAGAAGAATCGAAGAAGCAATTCGAAAAAATGTTGAGGAGAAGCTTGATTCAGAGGAAGTTAGATTGGAAATAGAAAGGCGCATAGCAGAGGGTGTGAAGAAATTGTTTGATGATGTTGAAGTTCAACTTGAAAAGGAAAAGCAAGATGCTCTTAATGAGGCTCGAAGGAAAGAA GAACAAGCTAGAAAAGAGAGGGAAGAGCTGGATAAGATGCTTGAAGAGAATAGGAGGAGGGTGGAAGAGGCTCAGAGAAGAGAAGCCCTAGAGCTGCAACGAAAGGATGAGGAACGGCAGAGAGAATTAGAGATGATCCAGAGACAGAAAGAGGAGGCTGCTCGGAGAAAGAAgctggaggaggaagaagaacatGCCAATCGAATGAATTCGTTAG GCCAGTACTGCTTCACAATGAAAGGTCAACAATTGGCTTTGAATAATAGAAAATCAAAACCTAGTTGCGCTGTTAGAAGCCTTGTTATCTAA
- the LOC107614006 gene encoding uncharacterized protein At1g10890 isoform X8 → MARSLSRSRSPSHRRRYSRSPVSHRHAHSHSRRDRTSSRRRSRSPSHRRRRSRTRSPSSPRRRRRHRSRSTSSPSPPPPKSRSPSVVANHHKLKKDEEEKRSRRQHEEELKKLEEETARRIEEAIRKNVEEKLDSEEVRLEIERRIAEGVKKLFDDVEVQLEKEKQDALNEARRKEEQARKEREELDKMLEENRRRVEEAQRREALELQRKDEERQRELEMIQRQKEEAARRKKLEEEEEHANRMNSLGAMLNFICVA, encoded by the exons ATGGCTCGGAGCTTGTCTCGTTCGCGTTCACCTTCCCACAGAAGAAGATACTCTCGTTCCCCTGTTTCTCACCGTCATGCTCACTCTCACTCTCGAAGGGATCGAACATCCTCAAG GCGAAGAAGCcgatcccctagccacaggcgcCGCAGAAGCAGAACGCGGTCACCGTCTTCGCCGAGGCGCCGCAGAAGGCACAGAAGCAGAAGCACTTCCTCgccctctcctcctcctcctaaaTCGCGCAGTCCCAGTGTCGTTGCGAACCATCACAAGCTCAAAAAAgacgaagaagaaaagagaag CAGGCGTCAACACGAGGAGGAATTGAAAAAATTGGAAGAAGAGACCGCAAGAAGAATCGAAGAAGCAATTCGAAAAAATGTTGAGGAGAAGCTTGATTCAGAGGAAGTTAGATTGGAAATAGAAAGGCGCATAGCAGAGGGTGTGAAGAAATTGTTTGATGATGTTGAAGTTCAACTTGAAAAGGAAAAGCAAGATGCTCTTAATGAGGCTCGAAGGAAAGAA GAACAAGCTAGAAAAGAGAGGGAAGAGCTGGATAAGATGCTTGAAGAGAATAGGAGGAGGGTGGAAGAGGCTCAGAGAAGAGAAGCCCTAGAGCTGCAACGAAAGGATGAGGAACGGCAGAGAGAATTAGAGATGATCCAGAGACAGAAAGAGGAGGCTGCTCGGAGAAAGAAgctggaggaggaagaagaacatGCCAATCGAATGAATTCGTTAG GTGCTATGCTCAATTTTATTTGTGTTGCATGA
- the LOC107614006 gene encoding uncharacterized protein At1g10890 isoform X7, protein MARSLSRSRSPSHRRRYSRSPVSHRHAHSHSRRDRTSSRRRSRSPSHRRRRSRTRSPSSPRRRRRHRSRSTSSPSPPPPKSRSPSVVANHHKLKKDEEEKRRRQHEEELKKLEEETARRIEEAIRKNVEEKLDSEEVRLEIERRIAEGVKKLFDDVEVQLEKEKQDALNEARRKEEQARKEREELDKMLEENRRRVEEAQRREALELQRKDEERQRELEMIQRQKEEAARRKKLEEEEEHANRMNSLGKNKPRPKSYGL, encoded by the exons ATGGCTCGGAGCTTGTCTCGTTCGCGTTCACCTTCCCACAGAAGAAGATACTCTCGTTCCCCTGTTTCTCACCGTCATGCTCACTCTCACTCTCGAAGGGATCGAACATCCTCAAG GCGAAGAAGCcgatcccctagccacaggcgcCGCAGAAGCAGAACGCGGTCACCGTCTTCGCCGAGGCGCCGCAGAAGGCACAGAAGCAGAAGCACTTCCTCgccctctcctcctcctcctaaaTCGCGCAGTCCCAGTGTCGTTGCGAACCATCACAAGCTCAAAAAAgacgaagaagaaaagagaag GCGTCAACACGAGGAGGAATTGAAAAAATTGGAAGAAGAGACCGCAAGAAGAATCGAAGAAGCAATTCGAAAAAATGTTGAGGAGAAGCTTGATTCAGAGGAAGTTAGATTGGAAATAGAAAGGCGCATAGCAGAGGGTGTGAAGAAATTGTTTGATGATGTTGAAGTTCAACTTGAAAAGGAAAAGCAAGATGCTCTTAATGAGGCTCGAAGGAAAGAA GAACAAGCTAGAAAAGAGAGGGAAGAGCTGGATAAGATGCTTGAAGAGAATAGGAGGAGGGTGGAAGAGGCTCAGAGAAGAGAAGCCCTAGAGCTGCAACGAAAGGATGAGGAACGGCAGAGAGAATTAGAGATGATCCAGAGACAGAAAGAGGAGGCTGCTCGGAGAAAGAAgctggaggaggaagaagaacatGCCAATCGAATGAATTCGTTAGGTAAGAACAAACCTAGGCCTAAATCTTACGGTTTGTAG
- the LOC107614006 gene encoding uncharacterized protein At1g10890 isoform X6 has translation MARSLSRSRSPSHRRRYSRSPVSHRHAHSHSRRDRTSSRRRSRSPSHRRRRSRTRSPSSPRRRRRHRSRSTSSPSPPPPKSRSPSVVANHHKLKKDEEEKRSRRQHEEELKKLEEETARRIEEAIRKNVEEKLDSEEVRLEIERRIAEGVKKLFDDVEVQLEKEKQDALNEARRKEEQARKEREELDKMLEENRRRVEEAQRREALELQRKDEERQRELEMIQRQKEEAARRKKLEEEEEHANRMNSLGKNKPRPKSYGL, from the exons ATGGCTCGGAGCTTGTCTCGTTCGCGTTCACCTTCCCACAGAAGAAGATACTCTCGTTCCCCTGTTTCTCACCGTCATGCTCACTCTCACTCTCGAAGGGATCGAACATCCTCAAG GCGAAGAAGCcgatcccctagccacaggcgcCGCAGAAGCAGAACGCGGTCACCGTCTTCGCCGAGGCGCCGCAGAAGGCACAGAAGCAGAAGCACTTCCTCgccctctcctcctcctcctaaaTCGCGCAGTCCCAGTGTCGTTGCGAACCATCACAAGCTCAAAAAAgacgaagaagaaaagagaag CAGGCGTCAACACGAGGAGGAATTGAAAAAATTGGAAGAAGAGACCGCAAGAAGAATCGAAGAAGCAATTCGAAAAAATGTTGAGGAGAAGCTTGATTCAGAGGAAGTTAGATTGGAAATAGAAAGGCGCATAGCAGAGGGTGTGAAGAAATTGTTTGATGATGTTGAAGTTCAACTTGAAAAGGAAAAGCAAGATGCTCTTAATGAGGCTCGAAGGAAAGAA GAACAAGCTAGAAAAGAGAGGGAAGAGCTGGATAAGATGCTTGAAGAGAATAGGAGGAGGGTGGAAGAGGCTCAGAGAAGAGAAGCCCTAGAGCTGCAACGAAAGGATGAGGAACGGCAGAGAGAATTAGAGATGATCCAGAGACAGAAAGAGGAGGCTGCTCGGAGAAAGAAgctggaggaggaagaagaacatGCCAATCGAATGAATTCGTTAGGTAAGAACAAACCTAGGCCTAAATCTTACGGTTTGTAG
- the LOC107614006 gene encoding uncharacterized protein At1g10890 isoform X4, whose translation MARSLSRSRSPSHRRRYSRSPVSHRHAHSHSRRDRTSSRRRSRSPSHRRRRSRTRSPSSPRRRRRHRSRSTSSPSPPPPKSRSPSVVANHHKLKKDEEEKRSRRQHEEELKKLEEETARRIEEAIRKNVEEKLDSEEVRLEIERRIAEGVKKLFDDVEVQLEKEKQDALNEARRKEEQARKEREELDKMLEENRRRVEEAQRREALELQRKDEERQRELEMIQRQKEEAARRKKLEEEEEHANRMNSLGKVILRSHLGVKSRKN comes from the exons ATGGCTCGGAGCTTGTCTCGTTCGCGTTCACCTTCCCACAGAAGAAGATACTCTCGTTCCCCTGTTTCTCACCGTCATGCTCACTCTCACTCTCGAAGGGATCGAACATCCTCAAG GCGAAGAAGCcgatcccctagccacaggcgcCGCAGAAGCAGAACGCGGTCACCGTCTTCGCCGAGGCGCCGCAGAAGGCACAGAAGCAGAAGCACTTCCTCgccctctcctcctcctcctaaaTCGCGCAGTCCCAGTGTCGTTGCGAACCATCACAAGCTCAAAAAAgacgaagaagaaaagagaag CAGGCGTCAACACGAGGAGGAATTGAAAAAATTGGAAGAAGAGACCGCAAGAAGAATCGAAGAAGCAATTCGAAAAAATGTTGAGGAGAAGCTTGATTCAGAGGAAGTTAGATTGGAAATAGAAAGGCGCATAGCAGAGGGTGTGAAGAAATTGTTTGATGATGTTGAAGTTCAACTTGAAAAGGAAAAGCAAGATGCTCTTAATGAGGCTCGAAGGAAAGAA GAACAAGCTAGAAAAGAGAGGGAAGAGCTGGATAAGATGCTTGAAGAGAATAGGAGGAGGGTGGAAGAGGCTCAGAGAAGAGAAGCCCTAGAGCTGCAACGAAAGGATGAGGAACGGCAGAGAGAATTAGAGATGATCCAGAGACAGAAAGAGGAGGCTGCTCGGAGAAAGAAgctggaggaggaagaagaacatGCCAATCGAATGAATTCGTTAG